The Aliivibrio fischeri genome contains a region encoding:
- a CDS encoding DUF823 domain-containing adhesin → METHEELYRDKGTEHFSSTFNLKNDASLVGQHIEFCVVPKSTGQIEGNQSCITSLAITEDDDKYTPTCSNDGGMVTLSSGAKVSCPVNVEQLDQVGSYHNYDGYNNENGYKYPKYHPDTAKQFCEGLRIGGSSSWTLPTIWDLKTLQNEYGDMGKYQWPTNTYYWSSTVSGSGSDPDAHFWLDLSNGNSDDGYDTYTDYVTCIDRSDVH, encoded by the coding sequence GTGGAAACTCACGAAGAATTATATCGAGATAAAGGAACAGAGCATTTCTCTTCTACTTTCAATTTAAAAAATGATGCCTCTCTTGTTGGCCAACACATTGAGTTCTGTGTTGTCCCTAAAAGTACAGGGCAAATTGAAGGAAATCAAAGTTGTATAACGTCATTAGCTATCACTGAAGATGATGATAAATATACACCTACTTGCTCAAACGATGGTGGAATGGTGACGTTATCAAGCGGCGCTAAAGTTTCTTGTCCAGTCAATGTTGAGCAATTAGATCAGGTTGGTTCTTATCATAATTATGATGGGTACAACAATGAAAACGGCTATAAATATCCTAAATATCATCCAGACACAGCAAAGCAATTTTGTGAAGGTTTACGTATTGGTGGCAGTTCATCATGGACATTACCAACGATATGGGACTTAAAAACATTGCAGAATGAATATGGTGATATGGGGAAATATCAATGGCCAACCAATACATATTACTGGTCGTCTACTGTATCAGGATCAGGTTCTGATCCCGATGCTCATTTCTGGCTTGATTTGAGTAACGGTAATAGCGATGACGGTTATGACACGTACACCGATTACGTAACGTGTATTGATCGCAGTGATGTGCATTAA